The sequence below is a genomic window from Heliomicrobium undosum.
AATCGGTCGAGGACTTGACCTTCACTTGCTGCTTTACGAAACAAACTCTGTGTGGTTTTGAGGGAAAAGCCCACTGCTTTTAGTAGAAGCGGTGGGCTTTTGCTATGGTTTCAGCTTTGTCGAGTATCGACCCGCATCGGGAGACGTTTGAGCCTTCAATTTCTCGGTAGTAGAAACAGGCAACTATTTACGCGACAGTTGAATACCCACCGCGTAAGCCGTAACAGTGCTTGGATCCAATATGATATGGTCTTTCGCTCCTCGGTTTTCTTGATAGGGTTAAAACTGTCTTACTGGACCGCGCCTGGATAGTGGCGCGACAACTGGTGCTCCGCCGTAAAAAAGGGCCGGTAGCAGGAGAGGCCGACGGCTATGCTGGCGACGGCCGTGGCGCCCATCATGACGAGGTGGATCAGGATCTGGTATTTGACGGCCTCGACGGGGCTTGCGCCGGCGATGATCTGGCCGGTCATCATTCCTGGCAATTGGACCAGGCCCACCGTCTTCATGCTGTCGATGGTGGGGCTCATCCCGGCTTTCACCGCCGCCTTGATTGCTCTAGCCGCCGCCTGGCGGGAGGTGGCTCCTAAAGAGAGCGCGGCCAGCACCTGCGCCTTTTGGCTCGACAGTTCCGCCTGCAAACGGTTGATGGTCAGTCCCGAAGCAATCATGGCGTTGCCCACGATCATCCCGCTTAATGGGATGATGAACCGTGGTTCCAATGGCACGATGCCCAGGCTGAGCAGCAGGCCCAAGGTGAGCGTCTCGGCCAGGACAAGAGCGCCCAGGATGTAGAGCCGCGCCTTTGGGCGGGGCAGGGCGAAGGCGCGCTTGGCGGCGTTTTGGACGGCCACGGCGATCATGACGGTTAGAATGGCCAGGATGCCTGGCAGGGAGCGCAGATCGAAGACGAGCTGCAGTACATAGCCGATGGCGAAGAGTTGGAGAAAGGCCCGTATCGTGCCGATCATCATGTCCTTTTCCAGGCCCAGTTGCTCCCGGTAGGAGATGGCCAGGGAGATGGCGACAAAACTCAAGCTGAGCGTCAGCGCGGTTAGGCTCATTTTTCCACCTCCTTCCCACCGTTGCTTCCGTCAGAGATCGCCAAAAAGGACCGTACCCCTGCGCCAGCCTTGTCTGAGAAAAACGCATCTTTCGGCAGGTCTGCGATCACGTGGCCTTCGTCGAGCAGGAGGAGCCGCTGGCTTACCCGGCGGGCCTGCTCCGGGTCGTGGGTGACCCAGATCACCCCTTTTCGCTCTCTCCCGGCCAGCGCTGTCACCATCTCCTCGATTTCCCGCGTCGTATGGATGTCCAGGGCTGACGTGGGTTCGTCCAGAAGGAGCACATCTGGGTCAAGGGCGAGAGAGCGGGCGAGCGCCAGGCGCTGCTGCTGGCCGCCGGAGAGGGTGTCGACGGGTTGGCGGAGCAGGTCCGCTTCGAGGCGAACGGTTTTCATCAACCGCACAGGGTCGCAGGGCAGGTTCCAGAGGCGCGTGCCGTAGGTGAGGTTCTCCTCCGCTGTGCCGGGGAAAAAGGCCGGCTGCTGGGCGATAAAGGAGACGCGCCGCCGCAGTTCGGTGACGGGCCAGCTTTCCAGCGGCTGTTCTTTAAACTGGATTTTGCCGCCGTCGATGGGGAAGAGGCGATTGAGCACCCGCAGGAGGGTGCTTTTTCCGGAACCGGAGGGACCGAGAACGGACAGGATCTCTCCAGACATCAAGCACCCATTGACGCGATGAAGGAGTTGACGTTCCCTTTGTTCCCCCTCACTGGATAAGGCGCCGGTCGCGCGATTCGCGCCAGTGGAGCCGGCTGCGGCGGTGGGGAAAGCAACGGAAACGGCGGAAACCGAGGAAACCGAGGAAATGGAGGAAACGCTCAGGGAAACGGCTGACCAGGCCAAAAGAGGTCTTCCTTGCGTCGAATCTGTGATGGCAGCCACCCCCGTTTACTGCGATAAATACGCTGATCCCATGAGAGTACCCTGATTACAAAAGGCCAATAGCGAAGGCGCCGGAGAACCGGCGCCTTAAAAGTCTCATCATTCCGTTAAAAAATTAATAAGAGCGGCGTTGGCTTTGGAAGCATTCGCGGCAGTATACGGGGCGAGAGCCGGAGGGACGGAAGGGAACGGTGGTGGTGACGCCGCAGGAGGAGCAAACGACCTCGTGCATCTCCCGCTGTTGTTGCGCCGGGGCTTGACCGGAATCGGCCAGGCGGCGCTTGCGGGCGGCGCGGCAGTCGGGGCAGCGGCTGGGATCGTTTTGGAAGCCTTTTTCCGCGTAAAACTCTTGTTCC
It includes:
- a CDS encoding ABC transporter permease, encoding MSLTALTLSLSFVAISLAISYREQLGLEKDMMIGTIRAFLQLFAIGYVLQLVFDLRSLPGILAILTVMIAVAVQNAAKRAFALPRPKARLYILGALVLAETLTLGLLLSLGIVPLEPRFIIPLSGMIVGNAMIASGLTINRLQAELSSQKAQVLAALSLGATSRQAAARAIKAAVKAGMSPTIDSMKTVGLVQLPGMMTGQIIAGASPVEAVKYQILIHLVMMGATAVASIAVGLSCYRPFFTAEHQLSRHYPGAVQ
- a CDS encoding ABC transporter ATP-binding protein, with translation MAWSAVSLSVSSISSVSSVSAVSVAFPTAAAGSTGANRATGALSSEGEQRERQLLHRVNGCLMSGEILSVLGPSGSGKSTLLRVLNRLFPIDGGKIQFKEQPLESWPVTELRRRVSFIAQQPAFFPGTAEENLTYGTRLWNLPCDPVRLMKTVRLEADLLRQPVDTLSGGQQQRLALARSLALDPDVLLLDEPTSALDIHTTREIEEMVTALAGRERKGVIWVTHDPEQARRVSQRLLLLDEGHVIADLPKDAFFSDKAGAGVRSFLAISDGSNGGKEVEK
- a CDS encoding zinc-ribbon domain containing protein, yielding MFVDRTLTCKECGVEFLFSAREQEFYAEKGFQNDPSRCPDCRAARKRRLADSGQAPAQQQREMHEVVCSSCGVTTTVPFRPSGSRPVYCRECFQSQRRSY